One genomic segment of Thermodesulfobacteriota bacterium includes these proteins:
- a CDS encoding HNH endonuclease, which translates to MLSSPVLVLNRYFVPVTITSVKRAFVMLYAGIAKAVDTEYNTFDFDSWSQISEFKDKDDVIRTVSSVIKTPRVIILVRYEGVIRKEAKFNRLNIFRRDAGTCQYCCKQFSRSELTIDHVVPRSQGGRSTWDNVVCCCIACNRKKGGRTPAQARMKLKTIPKKPLWDPFSNIYIKAVRYKEWEPFLNFVDISYWNVELEE; encoded by the coding sequence ATGCTAAGTTCTCCTGTACTGGTTCTGAATCGTTATTTTGTTCCTGTAACTATTACAAGTGTCAAAAGGGCTTTTGTGATGTTGTACGCAGGTATTGCAAAAGCAGTAGACACTGAATATAACACTTTTGACTTTGATTCCTGGTCACAAATTTCAGAATTTAAAGATAAAGACGATGTAATTCGCACTGTAAGCTCTGTAATTAAAACTCCAAGAGTAATAATACTTGTTAGATATGAGGGCGTAATTAGAAAAGAGGCTAAATTTAACCGCCTAAACATCTTCAGACGTGACGCTGGTACTTGTCAGTATTGCTGCAAGCAGTTCTCACGCTCAGAGCTCACAATTGACCACGTAGTGCCCCGCTCTCAAGGCGGAAGAAGCACATGGGATAACGTGGTTTGCTGCTGCATTGCTTGTAACCGCAAAAAAGGCGGCAGGACTCCTGCTCAGGCCAGAATGAAGCTTAAGACAATACCTAAAAAACCGCTTTGGGATCCGTTCTCAAATATATATATAAAAGCTGTAAGGTATAAAGAATGGGAGCCGTTTTTAAACTTTGTAGATATTTCTTACTGGAATGTGGAGCTCGAAGAGTAG
- the lgt gene encoding prolipoprotein diacylglyceryl transferase, translating to MYPELIKIGDFSISSFGVMVALCFLVGYWLISLETKRKKLNEKAVSNMFLATMIGGIVGAKLLYLFENVPLGELLRDPITHLLSRGGLTFYGGFIGAIILVWIIANKNKISMWTVGDLAAPALALAYSIGRVGCLLVGDDYGIPTDLPWGMAFPKGLPPTTETVHPTQIYEIVIMFFAFLYIWKIRTKVRPAGWLFSIYLIIAGLERFFVEFVRDTTESPIPGLSVAQVTALGLIVVGAVKLYRLRSSGQLSDPDPEPPRKRAKKRKA from the coding sequence ATGTATCCAGAACTAATTAAAATTGGCGATTTTTCAATATCTTCTTTCGGAGTAATGGTAGCCCTTTGCTTTCTAGTGGGATATTGGCTTATTTCACTAGAGACCAAAAGAAAGAAATTAAATGAGAAAGCTGTAAGCAATATGTTTCTGGCCACAATGATTGGCGGCATTGTAGGAGCAAAACTTCTTTATCTGTTCGAGAATGTACCGCTAGGGGAGCTATTAAGAGATCCTATCACTCATCTATTATCAAGAGGCGGGCTTACTTTCTACGGCGGGTTTATAGGAGCTATAATACTTGTTTGGATCATTGCTAATAAGAATAAAATAAGCATGTGGACTGTAGGAGATTTAGCGGCTCCAGCTCTTGCACTTGCCTATTCCATTGGACGAGTCGGCTGTCTTTTAGTAGGTGATGATTACGGAATACCAACTGATCTGCCTTGGGGTATGGCATTTCCTAAAGGGCTTCCTCCGACCACAGAAACTGTTCATCCAACACAGATTTATGAAATTGTGATAATGTTCTTTGCGTTCTTATATATCTGGAAAATAAGGACTAAAGTAAGACCGGCAGGATGGCTGTTTTCAATCTATCTAATAATTGCTGGGCTCGAAAGATTCTTCGTTGAATTTGTACGAGATACCACCGAAAGCCCGATCCCGGGACTATCTGTTGCACAGGTAACAGCGCTTGGGCTTATTGTAGTAGGTGCTGTTAAGCTTTATAGATTAAGATCATCAGGCCAGCTATCAGATCCTGATCCCGAGCCGCCTAGAAAACGGGCAAAGAAAAGAAAGGCCTAG